A stretch of Flavobacterium sp. N2270 DNA encodes these proteins:
- a CDS encoding metallophosphoesterase yields MKAYFTFLSIIILSSLLLYSCASLNPKLKDQIVLEVNKQQPTFKIYLIGDVGEPDNGNAPDALNALEKEIKKANTSDLLLFLGDNVYPKGIPKIDSPEKKDAVFALSLQINVAKKFPGRVIFIPGNHDWYSGFSGLYQQELLVEEALGTNTFLPENGCAIKKVNINDETILLVVDSQWYITNWDKHPTINDNCEIKTRTDFFDEFRSEIKKARGKTVVVAIHHPMFTNGSHGGQYSLKNHLNPFPILGSLKNLFRNTTGVSNADLSNKFYNELKQNLVTASQQNDNVIFVSGHDHNLQYLVEDNIPQIISGSGSKNTATRLVKGGKFAYPKSGFAVLNFFKDGSSEVNFIAAENNQIVFNEQVFPSDFEKSTIKYPKIIQDSVKASIYTNKETSKNAFFKFLWGERYRKYYSIPVNAKVAYLDTLMGGLTPIRKGGGTQSKTLHLQTKEGKRFVMRALKKNATQYIQASAFKDQYVEGYFENTASESLVKDVFTGSYPYAPFVVASLSSSLNIPYLNSHLYYIPKQDNLEKYNQEYGNELYVFEEYASEGNTQLTNGNFTGNIINTKDVIEKIHEDDTKVIDEQAYIKARLFDMLIGDWDRHYDQWLWIEYQENNKTIYRPLPRDRDQAFSKMSDGFMLGTSIHLIPASKLLRKYAADLKDVKGFNIEPYPLDIAFISQSNKDIWDKQVAEIQNDLTNEVIDKAFNTVPKEVQDESIETIKHLLKGRKTNLQTIADSYYKLINKYAVIVATNKKDSIKINGLENGNVEVSMYQWKENSNIDYFHNRTYNPKLTKEIWIYGLDDDDIFNITDEIKKIKIRIIGGQNEDEYIVENGKNIVIYDYKSKPNTLKEIHNATIKLQDKYSTNVYDYKKLKNNFNQIIPTIGTNPDDGIKIGINNTYTTYGFERNPFTSQHKINTAFYFATNGYEIKYQGEFANIIGNLNLKINSIFQSPNYTLNFFGFGNETENLENAFGLDYNRVRVREFQLNPSLVYRAYGGSQFSFGLGYESIEVENTQNRYVENSSQLPSYIFKTNQFGSINTKFEFENYDNKAYPTIGFKSSVDIGYKMNLDQSNRGYTYLIPELSITHKLVSSGKLVLASRIKSQVNLGNNFEFYQAPSIGGTNGLRGFRNQRFTGNSYVFQNTDLRYSFDKIKTKLIPIRFGLFGGFDYGRVWFDNEDSNKWNNSYGGGFFMSGVDVITTNLGVYNSIDGIRIAFSLGFGF; encoded by the coding sequence ATGAAAGCTTACTTTACATTTTTATCAATAATTATCCTTTCATCACTTTTATTATATAGTTGTGCATCACTGAATCCTAAACTAAAAGACCAAATTGTATTAGAAGTAAACAAACAGCAACCTACTTTTAAAATCTATTTAATTGGTGATGTTGGAGAACCTGATAATGGAAATGCTCCGGATGCACTTAATGCCTTGGAAAAAGAAATTAAAAAGGCGAACACTTCAGATTTATTGCTATTCTTGGGAGATAATGTTTACCCAAAAGGTATTCCCAAAATAGATAGCCCAGAAAAAAAGGATGCTGTATTTGCATTATCATTACAAATCAACGTAGCAAAAAAATTTCCTGGTCGTGTAATCTTTATTCCAGGAAATCACGATTGGTATAGTGGTTTTTCAGGATTATACCAACAAGAATTATTAGTTGAAGAAGCATTAGGCACTAACACTTTTTTACCTGAAAATGGTTGTGCAATTAAAAAAGTAAACATTAATGATGAAACCATTTTATTAGTTGTTGATTCACAATGGTATATTACTAATTGGGACAAACACCCAACCATAAACGATAATTGCGAAATAAAAACACGTACAGATTTTTTTGACGAATTTAGAAGCGAAATAAAAAAAGCAAGAGGAAAAACAGTAGTAGTTGCCATTCATCATCCTATGTTTACCAATGGATCTCATGGTGGACAATATAGTTTAAAAAACCATCTTAATCCATTCCCAATTTTAGGGTCTCTTAAAAACCTTTTTAGAAATACCACTGGTGTTTCTAATGCAGACTTATCAAACAAGTTTTACAACGAATTAAAACAAAATTTAGTAACGGCATCACAACAAAACGATAATGTAATTTTTGTTTCTGGACATGATCATAATTTACAATATCTTGTTGAAGACAATATTCCGCAAATCATTAGTGGTTCAGGTTCTAAAAATACGGCTACACGGTTAGTAAAAGGAGGTAAATTTGCATACCCTAAAAGTGGATTTGCTGTTTTGAATTTTTTTAAAGATGGTTCTTCAGAAGTTAATTTTATTGCAGCAGAAAACAATCAAATAGTTTTTAATGAACAAGTTTTTCCTTCTGATTTTGAAAAATCTACAATAAAATATCCTAAAATAATTCAAGATTCAGTCAAAGCGTCTATTTATACAAATAAAGAAACCTCTAAAAATGCCTTTTTTAAATTTTTATGGGGAGAAAGATATAGAAAATACTATAGTATTCCTGTAAATGCTAAAGTAGCTTATTTAGACACTCTTATGGGTGGTTTAACTCCTATACGTAAAGGTGGTGGCACACAATCCAAAACGCTTCATTTACAAACAAAAGAGGGAAAAAGATTTGTAATGAGAGCTTTAAAAAAGAATGCCACTCAATATATTCAAGCTTCAGCTTTTAAAGACCAATATGTTGAAGGTTATTTTGAGAACACAGCTTCAGAATCACTGGTGAAAGATGTGTTTACTGGCTCATATCCTTACGCACCTTTTGTTGTGGCATCGTTGTCTAGTAGTTTGAATATTCCATATTTGAATTCGCACCTATATTATATTCCCAAACAAGATAATTTGGAAAAATACAATCAAGAATATGGTAATGAACTATACGTGTTTGAAGAATATGCATCTGAAGGAAATACTCAATTGACTAATGGAAATTTTACGGGAAACATTATAAACACCAAAGATGTTATTGAAAAAATTCATGAAGACGATACAAAAGTTATAGACGAACAAGCATACATTAAAGCTCGATTGTTTGATATGTTAATTGGTGATTGGGATAGACATTACGACCAATGGCTTTGGATAGAATATCAAGAAAATAACAAAACAATATATAGACCATTGCCAAGAGATAGAGATCAAGCTTTTTCTAAAATGTCTGATGGTTTTATGTTAGGTACTTCAATTCACCTAATTCCTGCTTCCAAATTATTACGAAAATATGCAGCTGATTTAAAAGATGTAAAAGGATTTAATATAGAACCTTATCCTTTAGATATCGCATTTATATCACAATCCAATAAGGATATTTGGGATAAACAAGTTGCAGAAATACAAAATGATTTAACCAATGAAGTAATAGACAAAGCTTTTAATACTGTTCCAAAAGAAGTACAAGATGAATCTATTGAAACCATTAAACATCTATTAAAAGGCAGAAAAACCAATTTACAAACCATAGCCGATTCATATTATAAGCTAATAAATAAATATGCCGTTATTGTCGCAACCAATAAAAAAGATTCTATAAAAATAAATGGATTAGAAAATGGAAATGTAGAAGTTTCAATGTATCAATGGAAAGAAAATTCAAATATAGATTATTTTCATAATAGAACTTACAACCCAAAACTTACAAAGGAAATATGGATTTATGGGTTAGATGATGATGACATTTTTAATATAACAGATGAAATAAAAAAAATAAAAATTAGAATTATTGGTGGTCAAAATGAAGATGAATACATTGTTGAAAACGGTAAAAATATAGTAATATATGATTACAAATCCAAGCCAAATACACTAAAAGAAATACATAATGCTACGATTAAACTACAAGATAAATATAGCACCAATGTTTACGATTATAAGAAACTTAAAAATAATTTCAATCAAATAATTCCGACCATTGGTACAAATCCAGATGATGGCATTAAAATTGGAATCAATAACACCTATACAACTTATGGTTTCGAAAGAAATCCATTTACTAGCCAGCATAAAATCAACACGGCTTTTTATTTTGCTACTAATGGCTATGAAATTAAATATCAAGGTGAATTTGCTAATATTATTGGCAATTTAAACTTAAAAATTAATTCAATTTTTCAAAGTCCTAACTACACCTTAAACTTTTTTGGTTTTGGTAATGAAACTGAAAATTTAGAAAATGCTTTTGGACTTGACTACAATCGAGTAAGAGTTCGCGAATTTCAACTTAATCCTTCATTGGTTTATAGAGCTTATGGTGGTAGTCAATTTAGTTTTGGTTTAGGATATGAGTCAATTGAAGTAGAAAATACTCAAAACAGATATGTAGAAAACAGTTCTCAATTGCCAAGCTATATTTTTAAGACTAATCAATTTGGAAGCATAAATACCAAATTTGAATTTGAAAATTATGATAATAAGGCATACCCTACTATAGGTTTTAAATCAAGTGTTGATATTGGTTATAAAATGAATTTGGACCAAAGCAACAGAGGTTATACTTATCTAATTCCCGAATTAAGTATTACTCATAAATTAGTATCATCAGGAAAACTTGTATTGGCTAGTAGAATAAAAAGTCAAGTTAATTTAGGTAATAATTTCGAATTTTATCAAGCACCTTCTATTGGTGGCACTAATGGGTTAAGAGGGTTTAGAAATCAACGATTTACGGGTAACAGTTATGTTTTCCAAAATACTGACTTAAGATATAGTTTTGATAAAATAAAAACCAAATTAATACCAATCCGTTTTGGTTTATTTGGTGGGTTTGATTATGGAAGAGTTTGGTTTGATAATGAAGATTCAAACAAATGGAATAACTCTTATGGTGGTGGTTTTTTCATGTCTGGAGTTGATGTTATAACAACAAACCTTGGAGTATATAATTCAATTGATGGAATACGTATAGCTTTTAGTCTAGGTTTTGGTTTTTAG
- a CDS encoding Pycsar system effector family protein — protein sequence MENTNKESKSSLRQEKLAKFDTRGVQTLFKTLSRNHYMLLKMIDNKARIILTVNSIITSLLFGIHFITTESKTININIGTKILVISSMLSMIFALISMLPHRYLGKVFQNSGYKGTLYAANFSKQSLSEFKKEIERIMDSGNSVYDEMIYDIYFLGLVITKKQQLLYVSVIVLLIGVLATLTYAIFSI from the coding sequence ATGGAAAACACTAATAAAGAAAGTAAAAGTAGTTTGCGTCAAGAAAAATTGGCGAAATTTGACACTCGTGGAGTGCAAACACTTTTTAAAACGCTATCAAGAAATCACTACATGTTATTAAAGATGATTGATAATAAAGCAAGAATTATTTTAACAGTAAATTCTATCATTACTTCTTTACTATTTGGTATTCATTTTATTACAACAGAATCTAAAACAATAAACATAAATATTGGTACTAAAATATTGGTAATAAGCAGTATGTTGTCTATGATTTTTGCATTAATAAGCATGTTGCCACATAGGTATTTAGGTAAAGTTTTTCAAAACAGCGGTTATAAAGGAACGTTATATGCCGCTAATTTTTCAAAACAGTCGCTATCTGAATTTAAGAAAGAAATTGAACGCATCATGGATAGCGGAAATTCCGTTTACGATGAAATGATTTATGATATTTACTTTTTAGGATTGGTAATTACTAAAAAACAACAATTATTATATGTTTCAGTTATAGTTCTATTGATAGGTGTATTAGCAACACTTACTTATGCTATTTTTAGTATTTAA
- a CDS encoding restriction endonuclease, with protein sequence MKEKPIFIKKSNKEVEPFLTHKLEQSLQHSGATKEEIENIISKIEPDIYDGISTNEIYKKAYAYLKKSNRTSASRYSLKRAIFELGPTGYPFERLVGALLREKGYETKVSVILNGECVTHEIDVLAEKEGNVYAIECKFHSDAKVVSNVKIPLYINSRFLDIQKQWNTNSNNSTHLKQGWLVTNTRFTLDAINYAKCVGLTLLSWDYPKANGIKANIDTYGLYPVTVLTTLTIKEKHQLIDKDIVLVKELFKASYMLKKIGISEIRIKRVLDEITHLCKI encoded by the coding sequence ATGAAAGAAAAACCAATATTTATAAAGAAGAGTAATAAAGAAGTTGAACCTTTTTTAACTCATAAACTAGAACAATCACTTCAACATAGTGGTGCAACTAAAGAAGAAATTGAAAACATTATATCTAAAATAGAACCAGATATTTATGACGGAATTTCTACAAATGAAATATATAAAAAAGCGTATGCTTATTTAAAAAAATCAAACCGAACATCAGCTTCACGATATAGTCTAAAACGGGCTATTTTTGAATTAGGCCCAACGGGTTATCCGTTTGAAAGATTAGTTGGAGCTTTATTACGTGAAAAAGGATATGAAACAAAAGTCAGTGTTATTTTAAATGGCGAATGCGTAACACATGAAATAGATGTATTGGCAGAAAAAGAAGGAAACGTTTATGCAATTGAATGTAAATTTCATTCTGATGCTAAAGTGGTTAGTAATGTCAAAATTCCATTATACATAAATTCAAGGTTTTTAGACATACAAAAACAATGGAATACTAATTCTAACAATTCAACGCACCTCAAACAAGGTTGGTTGGTTACAAATACAAGGTTTACACTAGATGCAATAAACTATGCAAAATGTGTTGGATTAACTTTATTAAGCTGGGATTACCCAAAAGCCAATGGTATAAAAGCCAATATTGATACTTATGGATTATATCCAGTAACAGTATTAACAACATTAACCATAAAAGAAAAACACCAACTAATTGATAAAGATATTGTATTGGTTAAAGAATTATTTAAAGCTTCTTATATGTTGAAAAAAATTGGAATATCTGAAATTAGAATTAAACGGGTTTTAGACGAAATTACGCACTTATGTAAAATTTAA
- a CDS encoding DUF2141 domain-containing protein translates to MKKLITTLFLVLLSNYSQGQESYSLTVKVSDLRNSNGDVLFLLYNKEGSIPDEKIKNYYKKEVGTISMNSSTITFNNIPKGKYAVFILHDENKNGKIDKKFILPIEGIGFSNYQNINLTNRPNFSKASFKIDENLTKSIKIIYK, encoded by the coding sequence ATGAAAAAACTAATAACAACATTATTTTTAGTTCTTTTATCCAATTATTCTCAAGGTCAAGAGTCCTATTCTTTAACGGTTAAAGTTTCAGATTTAAGAAACTCTAATGGAGATGTTCTTTTTTTATTATACAATAAAGAGGGTTCAATACCTGATGAGAAAATTAAAAACTATTATAAAAAAGAAGTTGGTACAATTTCTATGAATTCATCAACTATAACATTTAATAATATTCCTAAAGGGAAATATGCAGTATTTATACTTCATGACGAAAATAAAAATGGCAAAATTGACAAAAAATTCATTCTACCTATAGAAGGAATAGGTTTTTCGAATTATCAAAATATCAACTTAACAAATAGACCTAATTTTTCCAAAGCTAGTTTTAAAATAGATGAAAACTTAACAAAAAGTATTAAAATTATTTATAAGTAA
- a CDS encoding TIGR00730 family Rossman fold protein, producing MKKHKNKLITNESLFIRGPLSRFKELMFTFKVQFNFIKSFRKLHFIGPCVTVFGSARFTPDSEHYQNAEKIGAEISKLGFTVLTGGGPGIMEAANKGAFENGGYSVGCNIVLPREQKPNPYLHKWIDIPYFFVRKVVLIKYSYAFIVMPGGVGTLDELFEALTLIQTKVIKNFPIIIFDSEYHKELCHHIKIMVENESISPEDMKLLYVTDSIPDLVTHLETHAIEKFGLIKQQIKPKWWFFENTSKK from the coding sequence ATGAAAAAGCATAAAAATAAATTAATTACAAATGAATCTTTATTTATTCGAGGGCCGCTATCTCGATTTAAAGAACTCATGTTTACTTTTAAGGTTCAATTTAATTTTATAAAATCTTTTAGAAAGTTACATTTTATTGGCCCTTGTGTAACCGTTTTTGGATCTGCTAGATTTACACCCGATTCAGAACATTACCAAAATGCAGAAAAAATTGGTGCTGAAATTTCTAAACTAGGATTTACTGTTTTGACTGGTGGTGGTCCAGGAATAATGGAAGCGGCAAATAAAGGAGCTTTTGAAAATGGCGGATATTCTGTAGGTTGCAATATTGTATTGCCACGAGAACAAAAACCTAACCCATACTTACATAAATGGATAGATATTCCATATTTTTTTGTTCGTAAAGTTGTTTTAATAAAATATTCATACGCTTTTATTGTAATGCCGGGTGGTGTTGGAACTTTAGATGAATTATTTGAAGCACTTACATTAATTCAAACCAAAGTAATTAAAAACTTTCCAATAATTATTTTTGATTCAGAATATCATAAAGAACTTTGTCATCATATTAAAATTATGGTTGAAAATGAAAGCATTAGTCCAGAAGATATGAAGCTACTTTACGTTACGGATTCAATACCTGATTTAGTAACACATCTAGAAACTCATGCAATTGAAAAATTTGGATTAATCAAACAACAAATTAAACCAAAATGGTGGTTTTTTGAAAATACATCTAAAAAATGA
- a CDS encoding MBL fold metallo-hydrolase RNA specificity domain-containing protein — MKIKFIGGAGTVTGSKTLIESNGVTILIDCGLFQGIKPLRELNWEPLPVLPSTIDFVLLTHGHLDHCGWLPRLVDQGFKGKIYCTSPTKDIAKLILLDSAKIQEEEANKANEGHYSKHQIAKPLYTVEQAKQVFPLFRVVKVNEVVNLDAEIEAVFTNAGHIIGACTIDLMIENKKLVFSGDIGRDDDVLMYAPTKPKNADYIFLESTYGNRIHPDTDTKFELETYINNTVNKGGTIIIPSFAVERAQTVMYLLWQLKSEGKIPNIPYIIDTPMGIRILDVFENNTKWHKLSPNECVEMCKMFTMIIDYKDTIEAIYDKQPKVVIAASGMVTGGRVLSYLEKYIGLPETTVIIVGYQAEGTRGRKLLEGAKDIKIHGKYYEVKANILEIEGLSAHGDQQDLINWLSILENKPKKVFLVHGENIPADELRIKINEKYGFDCVVALMGQEIDL, encoded by the coding sequence ATGAAAATTAAATTCATTGGAGGTGCAGGAACTGTAACGGGTTCAAAAACACTAATCGAAAGTAACGGAGTAACAATTCTTATAGATTGCGGTCTTTTTCAAGGCATAAAACCCTTACGTGAACTCAACTGGGAACCATTACCAGTTTTACCATCAACAATTGATTTTGTTCTACTTACACACGGTCATTTAGACCATTGCGGTTGGTTGCCTAGATTAGTTGATCAAGGTTTTAAAGGTAAGATTTACTGCACGAGTCCAACCAAAGACATCGCAAAACTTATTTTATTGGATAGTGCAAAAATTCAGGAAGAAGAAGCTAACAAAGCTAATGAAGGGCATTATTCAAAACACCAAATTGCAAAACCACTTTATACAGTAGAACAAGCCAAACAAGTTTTTCCTCTTTTTAGAGTAGTAAAAGTGAATGAAGTTGTCAATCTTGATGCTGAAATTGAGGCAGTTTTTACAAATGCAGGACATATCATTGGAGCTTGTACAATAGATTTAATGATTGAAAATAAAAAATTAGTTTTTTCTGGAGATATTGGTCGTGATGACGATGTACTTATGTATGCACCAACAAAACCGAAAAATGCCGATTATATTTTTCTTGAAAGCACTTATGGTAATAGAATTCATCCAGACACTGATACAAAATTTGAGCTAGAAACTTACATTAACAATACAGTCAACAAAGGCGGCACAATCATTATTCCAAGTTTTGCTGTCGAACGAGCTCAAACGGTAATGTATTTGCTTTGGCAACTTAAAAGTGAAGGTAAAATTCCAAATATTCCCTACATCATTGATACACCAATGGGAATAAGAATATTAGACGTTTTTGAAAATAACACAAAATGGCACAAACTCTCTCCAAACGAATGTGTTGAAATGTGTAAAATGTTTACCATGATTATCGATTATAAAGACACAATTGAAGCTATTTATGATAAACAACCTAAAGTAGTCATTGCTGCTAGCGGAATGGTTACAGGTGGTCGAGTATTAAGCTATTTAGAAAAATATATAGGTTTGCCTGAAACAACTGTTATTATCGTTGGATATCAAGCTGAAGGAACTCGTGGACGAAAATTATTAGAAGGTGCAAAAGACATCAAAATTCATGGAAAATATTATGAAGTAAAAGCAAATATTCTTGAAATTGAAGGATTATCAGCTCACGGCGACCAGCAAGATTTAATCAACTGGCTTTCAATATTAGAAAATAAACCTAAAAAAGTATTCTTGGTTCACGGTGAAAATATTCCAGCAGATGAACTACGTATTAAAATAAACGAGAAATATGGTTTTGATTGCGTTGTAGCTTTAATGGGACAAGAGATTGATTTATAA
- a CDS encoding ABC transporter permease — MKTILFIIQKEFKQIFRDKSMLQLIFILPILQLLILSNAATFDVKNIAITFVDNNQSRESRELISAFDASTYFNVTESYFSENKAIEEMQKGKTDIIVNIPVNFNRNLQKDKKGSISVNINAIDAATAGVENVYVTQIVSAYNKNIQIQSKYISENKEVEQNIMVIPSFWYNNTLNYKTFMVPGILVLLVTMLTLFLSSMNIVREKELGTLEQINVTPIKKHQFIIGKLFPFWVLGLVILTVGLIISKVVFNVPMLGNILLVYGFTSIYLLLILGFGLFISNHTETQQQAMFIAWFFMVIFILMSGLFTPIESMPKWAQNFTLLNPIRYYVEFIRMVLLKGSGFVEVLNNLLIIFGFAVVVNGLAVWSYKKTN; from the coding sequence ATGAAAACAATATTATTCATCATACAAAAAGAGTTCAAGCAGATTTTTAGAGATAAAAGTATGCTTCAGCTAATATTTATTTTACCTATTTTACAATTATTAATTTTGTCGAATGCTGCCACATTTGATGTTAAAAATATTGCTATCACTTTTGTTGATAATAATCAAAGTCGAGAATCTAGAGAGTTAATAAGTGCATTTGACGCTTCTACCTATTTTAATGTTACAGAATCTTATTTTTCAGAGAATAAAGCTATTGAAGAAATGCAAAAAGGTAAAACAGATATTATTGTAAACATTCCTGTAAACTTTAATCGAAATCTACAAAAAGATAAAAAAGGAAGTATTTCTGTTAACATTAATGCTATTGATGCTGCAACTGCTGGTGTAGAAAATGTGTATGTAACACAGATCGTTAGTGCTTATAATAAGAATATTCAAATACAATCTAAATATATTTCAGAAAACAAAGAAGTAGAACAAAATATAATGGTTATACCTTCTTTTTGGTATAACAATACCTTAAACTACAAAACCTTTATGGTTCCAGGCATATTAGTTTTGTTGGTAACCATGCTAACATTGTTTCTTTCGTCTATGAATATTGTTAGAGAAAAAGAGTTGGGTACATTAGAGCAAATAAACGTTACACCAATAAAAAAACATCAATTTATTATCGGAAAATTATTTCCGTTTTGGGTACTTGGATTAGTCATTTTGACTGTAGGTTTAATAATATCTAAAGTTGTTTTTAATGTTCCAATGCTAGGTAATATTTTATTAGTTTATGGCTTCACATCTATTTATTTACTTTTAATATTAGGGTTTGGTCTTTTTATATCTAATCACACAGAAACCCAACAACAAGCTATGTTTATTGCATGGTTTTTTATGGTAATCTTTATTTTAATGAGTGGTTTGTTTACGCCTATTGAAAGTATGCCAAAATGGGCTCAAAACTTTACTTTGTTAAACCCTATTCGTTATTATGTTGAGTTTATTAGAATGGTACTTTTAAAAGGTTCTGGTTTTGTTGAAGTACTAAATAATTTATTAATAATATTTGGATTTGCAGTAGTTGTAAATGGTTTGGCTGTTTGGAGTTATAAAAAAACAAATTAA
- a CDS encoding ABC transporter permease, protein MKRFIGFVKKEFYHIFRDKRSLFILFGMPIAQILLFGFAITNEINNVEIAIFDQSNDVETQKIINKIKSSPYFNVENQINNESDIEKEFKKGKIKAVLIFERDFSKNLQTKNVAVVQAITDATEPNVANTIANYTSAIIQNYQSQKKQPKTNLVKVEVQSRMFYNPELKSVFNFVPGVMTVILMLVSAMMTSISITREKEIGTMEILLVSPIKPFQVIIGKVFPYIFLSIINAIIILLLGFFVFKMPINGSLLLLSFESILFIISALSLGILISTISDSQQTAMMLSLMGLMLPVIILSGFIFPINSMPLPMQIISNIIPAKWFIIIVKAIMLKGVGIQYIWKETLILIGMTILFITISIKKYKIRLE, encoded by the coding sequence ATGAAAAGATTCATCGGTTTTGTAAAAAAAGAATTCTATCACATTTTTCGTGATAAACGCTCCTTGTTTATTTTATTTGGAATGCCTATTGCTCAAATTTTATTGTTTGGTTTTGCAATTACAAATGAAATTAATAATGTAGAAATTGCAATTTTTGACCAATCAAATGATGTAGAAACACAAAAAATTATTAACAAAATAAAATCGTCTCCTTATTTTAATGTCGAAAATCAAATAAATAATGAAAGTGATATTGAAAAAGAATTTAAAAAAGGAAAAATTAAAGCGGTTTTAATTTTTGAACGTGATTTTAGTAAAAATTTGCAAACAAAAAATGTTGCAGTAGTACAAGCTATAACCGATGCTACAGAACCAAACGTAGCAAACACAATAGCAAATTATACATCTGCGATTATTCAAAATTATCAGTCACAAAAAAAACAACCTAAAACAAATTTAGTAAAAGTTGAAGTACAATCGAGAATGTTTTATAATCCAGAACTTAAAAGTGTTTTCAATTTTGTTCCCGGTGTTATGACTGTTATTTTAATGTTAGTGTCTGCAATGATGACTTCTATTTCTATTACACGAGAAAAAGAAATCGGTACAATGGAAATCCTTTTGGTTTCTCCAATAAAACCTTTTCAGGTAATTATTGGCAAAGTATTTCCTTATATTTTTCTATCAATCATTAATGCTATAATCATACTATTATTGGGCTTTTTTGTTTTCAAAATGCCAATAAATGGTAGCTTACTACTTTTATCTTTTGAAAGCATTTTATTCATTATATCTGCTCTTTCTTTAGGGATTTTAATTTCCACTATTTCAGATTCGCAACAAACGGCAATGATGCTATCCTTGATGGGGCTAATGCTACCTGTTATAATACTTTCTGGTTTTATTTTTCCAATAAATAGTATGCCTTTGCCAATGCAAATCATCAGTAATATTATTCCTGCTAAATGGTTCATTATTATTGTAAAAGCCATAATGCTTAAAGGTGTTGGTATTCAATATATTTGGAAAGAAACACTCATATTAATTGGAATGACAATACTATTTATAACAATAAGTATTAAAAAATATAAAATCAGATTAGAATAA
- a CDS encoding ABC transporter ATP-binding protein, which yields MNEEKIIQVENLTKKFGDFTAVKGITFDVYKGEIFGFLGANGAGKTTAMKMLIGISNPTSGKANVAGFDVLSQSEMVKKSIGYMSQKFSMYDDLTIKENITFFGGIYGLSRKQIKQKITQLVEELELQEVINNLVGSLPLGWKQKLSFSVALLHEPKIVFLDEPTGGVDPITRRQFWEMIYTQAYKGTTIFVTTHYMDEAEYCDRVSIMVDGAIEALDSPKKLKEQFQVDSMNDVFLKLARNIE from the coding sequence ATGAACGAAGAAAAAATCATACAAGTCGAAAACCTAACCAAAAAATTTGGAGATTTCACTGCTGTCAAAGGAATTACTTTTGATGTGTATAAAGGAGAAATTTTCGGTTTTCTTGGAGCAAACGGAGCAGGAAAAACTACCGCAATGAAAATGCTCATCGGAATTTCTAATCCAACTTCAGGAAAAGCAAATGTTGCTGGTTTTGATGTATTGTCACAATCAGAAATGGTTAAGAAAAGTATTGGTTATATGAGCCAGAAATTTTCAATGTACGATGACTTAACAATTAAAGAGAACATTACTTTTTTTGGAGGAATTTACGGTTTATCTAGAAAACAAATCAAACAAAAAATTACACAATTAGTTGAAGAGTTAGAACTTCAAGAGGTTATAAATAATTTAGTGGGTTCATTACCATTAGGTTGGAAACAGAAATTATCTTTTTCTGTTGCCTTGTTGCATGAACCTAAAATTGTTTTTCTAGACGAACCAACAGGTGGCGTTGATCCAATAACAAGAAGACAATTTTGGGAAATGATATATACACAAGCTTACAAAGGAACAACCATTTTTGTAACCACACATTACATGGATGAAGCCGAATATTGCGACCGTGTTTCCATTATGGTTGATGGTGCTATTGAAGCATTAGACTCTCCAAAAAAACTAAAAGAACAATTCCAAGTAGATTCAATGAATGATGTGTTTTTAAAATTAGCACGTAATATTGAGTAA